The proteins below come from a single Carnobacterium divergens DSM 20623 genomic window:
- the fabG gene encoding 3-oxoacyl-[acyl-carrier-protein] reductase, with protein MTLKDKAVIVTGSSRGIGKAIALEFAKKDCNIVLNGRKPIADTVVQEIEAEGVRCHCFIGDVSDFDCAKQLIDETKEVFGSVDILVNNAGITNDKLLMRMSEDDFDSILNVNLKGTFNTIRHASSVMLKQRSGTIINLSSVIGQIGNAGQANYAASKAGVIGLTKSAARELAARGITVNAIAPGFIETDMTDELSDKVKELSKQQIPLNRFGTVEDVAKAAVFLSENKYITGQVINIDGGMVMNG; from the coding sequence ATGACTTTAAAAGACAAAGCAGTGATTGTAACAGGAAGTTCAAGAGGAATTGGAAAAGCAATTGCACTTGAATTTGCAAAAAAAGACTGCAATATTGTATTAAATGGACGCAAACCAATTGCTGACACAGTAGTTCAAGAAATTGAAGCAGAAGGCGTGAGATGTCATTGCTTCATCGGAGACGTTAGTGATTTTGATTGTGCTAAACAATTGATTGATGAAACGAAGGAAGTTTTTGGCAGTGTAGATATTCTGGTCAATAATGCAGGAATTACAAATGATAAATTATTAATGCGGATGTCAGAAGATGATTTTGATTCAATTTTAAACGTCAATTTAAAAGGAACGTTTAATACAATTCGTCATGCTTCAAGCGTGATGCTAAAACAACGAAGCGGAACAATTATTAACCTATCAAGTGTCATTGGTCAAATTGGAAACGCAGGTCAAGCCAATTATGCAGCAAGTAAAGCTGGTGTTATTGGTTTAACAAAATCAGCTGCCAGAGAATTAGCGGCTAGAGGAATTACAGTCAATGCGATTGCTCCAGGTTTTATTGAAACGGATATGACAGATGAACTATCCGATAAAGTAAAAGAATTATCAAAACAACAAATTCCATTAAATCGTTTTGGAACTGTTGAAGATGTTGCAAAAGCAGCCGTTTTCCTAAGTGAAAATAAATATATCACAGGACAAGTCATCAATATCGATGGTGGCATGGTGATGAACGGTTAA